CCCGACTCTTCGAGACCGACCCGTCCGGCACCGCGACCGAGTGGGCGGCGAGCGCCGTCGGTGCCGACCGCGAAGAGATCCTCGACAGCCTCGAAACGAACTACCGCCCGGATGCGGACCTCGACGGCGGCATCCACACCGCGCTCAACGCGCTCGCGTCGGAACGAGACGCGTTCGAGTCGAGCGAGGTGGTGATCTCGACGATCGACGTCGAAACGGAGCAGTACCGCACGCTCGACAATAGCGAGATCGAAGCACACCTCGACGAGATCGATTTCGAGGACGACGATGAGTGACGAGCTTCATCCGACGAGCGGAATCGATATCGAAGCGAACGCCACCGCCCCCGAGTTCGACGTTTCGTCACAGGGAGCCGGCGGCGAGGAGCTCAAAACGGGAACGACGACCGTCGGCCTGACGACCGAGGATGGCGTCGTTCTCGCTGCGGACATGCGCGCGAGCGCCGGCAACATGGTGGCGAGCAAGGACGCGCAGAAGGTTCTCGAAGTCCATCCGACGGCGGCGCTCACCATCTCGGGCAGCGTGAGCGCGGCCCAGTCGCTCGTGAACTCGCTGCAAGCGGAGGTCCGCCTCTACGAGACTCGTCGCGATACGGGGATGAGCCTCGAAGCGCTCGCGAACCTCACCGCGAACCTCCTGCGGAGCGGGAACTTCCAGATCGTTCAGCCGGTGCTCGGCGGCGTCGACGACGACGGCAGCCACGTCTACGGCATCGGTCCCGGCGGGAGCGTGATGGCGGAGGACTACGCCGTGAGCGGATCGGGATCGCCGTTCGCGCTCGGCGTGCTCGAACAGGAGTACGACGTGGGAACGAGCGTCGAGGACGCCAAAACCATCGCGGCCCGCGCCGTCCAGAGCGCGACCGAGCGCGACACCGCCAGCGGCAACGGACTCACGCTCGCGACGATCACCGCCGACGGTGTCACGATCGACACCTACGAGAGCGTCGAGAACGCCCTGTGATCGGCCCGTCGATCACAGTCGCCGCGCTTCCAGCAACGTGTGACGAAACCGACTGTCCGACACCGGAGTGACCACCACGAATGGACCTCTCGATCGTCGACCTCGCACCGATCCCGGAGAACGGCACGGCAACCGAGGCGTTCGAAGACACCGTCGAGCGCGCCCAGCACGCCGAGAAACTCGGCTACTTGCGCTTCTGGGTGGCCGAACACCACGACTTCACCGACCGACTCGCGAGCACCACGCCCGAGGTGCTCATCCCGCACATCGCCGCGAAGACCGACGAGATCCGGGTGGGTTCCGGGACGGTGCTGCTCAACCACTACAGCCCGTACAAGGTGGCGGAATCGTTCGGCGTGCTCGATGCGCTCGCACCCGACCGTATCGATCTGGGGCTCGGGCGGGCAACGGGGAACCCCGTTAGCGACCGCGCGCTCCAGGAAGATCGGAGCCAGCAGTGCCGGAGCGACGACCACGCCGAGAAGATCGACGAGGTCGCGGCCCACCTCTACGACGGGTTCGACGACGACCACCCGTTCGACGACCTGAAGATTGCCCGCTCGCGCGACAGCGTTCCCGACGTATGGGTGCTCGGCTCCAGCCCATCGAGTGCCGCGATCGCGGGCGAGCTCGGGCTGCAGTACTGTTTCGCGTCGTTCATCAGACCCGGGCCAGCCGTCCAGGCGTTCGAGACCTATCGTGACCGGTTCGAACCCTCCGCGTACGGGGCCGGACCGGCGGAGCCGAAAGGAGCGCTCGCAGTGAACGTCACCTGTGCCGAGACCGACGAGGAGGCGGCCCGGCGACGCGCGACCGCCGAGGCGTCACGACAGCGCCTCCAGCGCGGCGAACTCGACAAGCCACCGATCCGGTCGGCCGACGAGGCGATCGAGGAACTCGGCAGGGTGCCCGAGCCGACACCGACCCCGATCGAAGCCGGCGAGTGGCCCCGCCAGATTTCCGGGAGTCCGTCGACGGTCCGCGATCTACTGAACGAGATGACGGCACAGGTCGGTGTCGACGAGGTCGTGATCCAGAACCAGATCGCCGACCCCGACAACGTCCTGGAATCACACGAGCTGCTCGCCGACGCGTTCGATCTCACCCCACGATAGCGATCCACGCTGTTCGTCGTCATCGATGCATCGAACCGGCGAGAAAGGCTTATCGCTGCGCGTGCCAACCCCGAGTCGTGCCGGAGCTCGTCGAGACAAGCGATCCAGAGGGGGTGGATTACGGCTGGGTCATGCAGACCACGTTCGTGCTCACGATCGCGGTGGGCGCGCCCATCGTCGCCGTCCTCTCGCTCGGCGCTCCGCTTGACACGTGGAACGCGCGCCTCTCTTTTGCGGTCCGAGTCGGTGCGGTGGTCTGGGTGCTCGTCGCAGTAGCGGTCTACGGTTACGCACACCGGACGACCGAGGAGCCAGCGGATCAGTAGGTCGTCGGCCCGTCGCCGACGTACGAGAATCGCGTTCCCGCCCGATCGGCAGTTTCGGCGTCGCCCTCGGAATCACCGATAAACAGCGTCCGCTCGGGCGTCGCATCGAGATGTTCGACCGCGGCGAGCAACGACTCGGGGTCGGGTTTGAACGTTGCGACGGTGTCCCGACCGACGACGCACGCGACGTGCTCGGCGAGATCGTGAACATCGAGCGCGATCCGACAGGCGTCCTCACAGTTCAGCGAGCAGACGCCCACTGGGCGATCGGTCACCAGCTCGTCGGCGAACGCCAGCCGCTCCGAGCGACGTGCGCCTTCGCGTTCGTGGCCGGCGATCGCTTCCTCGACCGCGTCGCGATGGCCGAGTTCGTCGGCGCGTTCGAGCATCCGCCAGAGGTCCATCCCGTCGGTGTCGACGCCACAGCCGTCGAGCGCGGCGGCGGCGTCCGTCGCGGCCGCGTCCCAGTCGACCGCGAGGCGCACGAGCGTCCCGTCGAGGTCGTAGACGACGGCCTCGGTGTCGTCGGGAATGGTGACAGTCATACCCTGAAAAACGGGGGCCAAGAGAAGTCGGCTTCGATCGCGGGGGCTGGTCAGTCGCGGAGTTCGCGCGCGATCACGTTCTTCTGGATTTCGGAGGTTCCCTCGTAGATCGTGGTGATCTTGGCGTCGCGGTAGAGCCGCTCGACGCCGCCCTCCGTGGTGTAGCCGTAGCCGCCGTGGATCTGGATCGCCTCGTTCGCCACCTCGACGGCGGTCTCGCCAGCGAAGTATTTCGCCATGCTCGCGGCCTCGCGGTAGTTCTCGCCCGCGTTCGCCCGCCGCGCCGCGTCACGGGTCAGGAGGCGTGCGGCCTGGGTCTTCGTGCGCATCTCGGCGAGTTTGTGCTGGATCGTCTGGATCTCGCCGATCGCGCTGCCGAACTGTTCGCGCTCGTCGGCGTACGCCAGCGACTCGTCGAGAGCGTGCTGGGCGAGGCCCACAGCTTGAGAAGCGATCGCCACCCGCCCGCCAGTCAGAATCGAGAGCGCCGCCGAGAGGCCGCGTCCTTCCTCAGTCAGTCGGTTTTCCGCCGGGATCCGAACGTCGTCGAACTCGAGGCTGGTGGTGTCGCTCGCGCGGAGCCCGAGCTTGTCCTCCGTGGGACCGACCGAGAGCCCATCAGTATCTTTCGGGACGACGAACTGGGTGATCGAGTCGCGGTCGTCGCGGTCGGTACGCGCGAACAGGATCACCACTCCCGACCGCTCGCCGTTGGTGATCCACTGCTTGGTGCCGTTGATGACGTACTCGTCGCCCTCGCGCCGGGCTTCGGTCGTCATCGCGGCGGGGTTCGAGCCGGCGTGGGGTTCCGAAAGCGCGAACGCGCCAACGGGCCGGCCGTCGACCATCTCCGGCAGCCACCGCTCGCGCTGGGTTTCGTCGCCGAACTCCGCGATACAAGAGGTGGCGAGACAGTGGACCGAGAGCGCGGTCGCCACCGCCAACATCCCGCCCGCGAGCTCCTCGTTCACGAGACTGTAGGTGACGGTGTCGGCGTCGAAGCCGCCGAACTCCTCCGGCACCGTGAGCCCGGTCATATCGAGGTCGGCGAGCCCATCCCAGACGTCCTCTGGGAACTCCTCCTCGCGGTCGGCCCGCTCGGCTTCCGGCCTGATCTCCTCGCGGGCGAACTCTCGAACCACATCCCGAATCGCGCGCTGTTCGTCGGTGAGATTCATACCCACCGGACGGCGGCGAGGGGCAAAAATTACCCGCTCCGTGGTGGCTGCTTACCAGCGCCCCACACAAGATGCTTGTCGATTCCGCCGCTACCGGCTCACTCGTCGACGAGCGTCACGTCGAGGCGGTCTTCGAGCGCGCTGATGAGCGACCCGCCGACGTCGGCCCGCGCCGCACGGCCCTCCTCGACTGCTTGGAGATCGTCGGTGGCGACATCGAGATCGTCGGCGAGTTCCGCTCGATCCAGATCGGCATCTTCGCGGGCCTGCTCCACGCGCTCGCCGTATCCCGAGACGAGATAGGGGAGCTGATCGCGGTCGTAGTTGGTCCCCTCGCGCTCCCATCGCGCGGAGTCGCCGCTCCGATCGGCGAGCTTCGCCGTGTTCCGGGCCGCGCGTTGCCGGCGGTCGCGATCGCTGTCGCGGTCGTCGCTGGAGCCGGTATCGCGTGTCGATCCGCCGCGATCGTCGGTCTCGCCGTGATCGAGACAGTTCGGACAGAGATCGAGCTCTGCGCCCGCGACGGTCGCGGTCGTCAGGTCCGAATCGGTCGCGCCGCAGAGCTCACAGCTCCCCCCGCCGCCTGAATCGTCTCCGGTCGAGTATTTGGCCATAGCCCGGCTTGGCACGCCGCAGGTATAATGATCCGGTTCGAACCGACCGGATTCCGGGTGTGGCGGTGCGTTCGGCCATCTGGCTTCGGGGTTCGTGCGCCCGATCGGAGCGGCTCGGGAAGGAAAAGGCGGACTACGAACCGGTCGTCGAGAGCATGCTCTGGGCGACGCCGACGAGCTCGTCGGTGTCGGCCTGGCGGAGGCGTTCGTCGCCGAGCAGGAGGCGCAGACGTGGCCGTCCGACGTCGATCGGCACCTTCTCGGTGTCGATCAGGCCGTGCTCTTCGAGGGTGGCCTTCTTGCGCGAGAACGTGGCCCGGCTGGCGAGTCCGGTGTTCTCACCCCACGTGCTGATGTCGTAGAGCAGCTGTTCGTTTCTCGCCGCGGCGAGCAGGCTGATCACCACTTCGTCGACATCGCTCGTACCGCGTTCCTCACCGAGTGTGGTGCGCATCCGTTCGAAGTCAGCCCGGAGATCGGGGCCGAACTCGTCGTCGAGCGTCTCGCGGACGCGGTCGAGCGGTGGTGTCCGGAGCCTGAACGTGTCGGCTGCCTCCCACCGCTCCGTGTACTGGCTCCGCGCGGTCGCGACGAACTCCTCGTCGCGCGTGATGAGTCCGGCGGCTTGACCGTCGGCCGCGACGACCGAAACGATCGCGTCGTCGGTACACAACAGCGGTCCGTCGAGCCGGCTCTCGGTCGTGCGAAGGGAGAGAACGTCCGCCGTGACGAGATCCGCTGCGGTGCCTGCCACGGTGAAATCGCTCGTGACCGTCTTGAGCACCGATTCGGTCACGAGGAGCCGGACGGTCGGTGGGTCGTCGTGATCGCCGAGCACGCCGAGGAGTTCCTCGACCCCGTCGGCCGAGAACCCCATCGCGAGAACGGTTTCCGTCGCGTCGTCGAGTACCGCTCGACAGATGGCCGATACGTTTTGTTCGATCAGATCCACGTCCGTTGTGATGGTCATGTAGATACCACAACGAGCCCAAGGTACGTAACAAAACGGGCTAGATATCTAGACTACTGTCACTATAGAATAGTATAGACGGATGACGAGCGGATCGTGGGCGGGGCTTCCCGTTCTCTCGTGGCATCATTCGCGCTCCCGGAGATCGATCGGAAGTTCGTGGTCGCAGCGATCATTCCGGCCGAGGGTTCATCCCGAGCGGCGGCCGATCGAGGGTATGGAATCGGAGAGTGAGGTCGACGATCGGTTCGCTCCGGCGATCGACGGCCACGTCCACCTCATGCCGGACCGGCTCATGCGCGCGATCCGGGACGCGCTCACTGCAGAAGCGGGGTGGAGCTTCGTGCATCCGACCGACAAGGAGGCGATGGAGGCCGCGCTATCGGCCGCGGGCGTCGAGCGCTATCTCGCACTTCCGTATGCCCACCGGCCCGACATGGCGGCCGACCTCAACGAGTGGGTGCTCGGGCGGGCGGCGGAGTCGGAGATGGCGGTGCCGTTCGCGACGGTCCACGGCGACGACGACGTGGCGGACGTGGTCGAGGCGGCGTTCGCGGCGGGTGCGCGGGGGCTGAAGTTCCAGTGTCCGGTCCAGGAGTGTGGACCTACCGATCCGCGACTCGATCCCGCCTTCGAACTCGCCGCGAAGTACGACCGCCCGATCCTCTTCCACGCGGGGACGGCCCCACACTTCGAGGATAGCCCACACGTCGGGGTCGAACAGTTCGAGACGTTCCTCGACTCCTATCCCGACGTCCGCGCCGCCTGCGCGCATATGGGCGCGTTCGAAACCGACGCCTTCCTCGCGCTCGCTCGCGATCACGAGAACGCCTTTCTCGACACGTCGTTCGTCACCTCTACCGCAGCGAGCGAGTACGTCGGTTCTACCGTCGGGATCGAGGACGACGCGTTCGAGACACTCTCCGAATCGATCTTCTACGGCTCGGACTATCCGAACATTCCCTACCCCTACGCGGCCGAGCGCGCCGGGTTGCTCGATCGGGAGCTCTCGACGGCGACGCTTCGCGACCTGTTCGGCCGCACCGCCGAGCGATTCCTCGGCGAGCGGTGATTCGGGGTGTGGCTGCCGTCCCGATCGGCGGAGCACGGCCGGCACGCCGCGAACCCGCCGACGAAACGGCTTTAGGCGGGCCGGGCCTGCGCTCTCGCGTGACCCAGGTCTGTATCGTCGGCGCGTCGGACGTGGCGGTGCGCTACGAACTGCTCTCCCGTGAGACCGCCCGCGAGGCGCTCTCGACGTACGACCTGCACGAACCCTACGCGAACACGCTCGCCCTCGATACGGTGAGTCTCGGCGCGGCGGTGTCGCTGCTCAACGATCTCAACTGGTATCTCGTCCGCTTTGCGAGCGACGCGCTCGTGCTCGAACCGTCGATCAGCGAAACGGAGTGGCTCTCGCGCGATCTCGCGACGGCGGTGCGCGACGAGCGGATCGCGCCCGACGAGACCGGGGAGAACTGTAAGATCTACGGCGTGAGCGACGACGAACTCGTCGAACCGATGTACGTCGTCCGCACGAACGGTCTCCCGGAGTACGACCTCGCGGAGGTCGACGACACCCTCGTGGTCCGGATCACGAACGAAGAGTTCGGCGGCTGATAGGGGGAATCCCGGTGGGAGTTCGAGACCGCGCTATTCTTCCTCTGTGGGGTGTTCGAGCGCCGTCTCGATCGGCGCGTCGCCGGCAAGAATCTCGAAGGTCTTCCCGTACGTCTCTTCGATGTCGAGCGCCGCCACCAGCGTTCGGGCGACATCCGCACGAGTGATCTCGCCCCGACCGAGCTTTGCGGCCGCGCGGATTTCGCCGGTGGCCGGTTCGTCGATCAGCGCGCCAGGCCTGACGATCGTGTACGTCAGCTCGCTCGCCTGGAGCCGTTCGTCGGCTTCCTGCTTGGCGATCAGGTAGTCTTCGAGCGCGTCGGGACTCGATTCGGGATCGTCGGCGTTCATCGCGCTGAGCATCACGAACCGATCGACGCCGTGCTCCTCGGCCGCCTCGATCATCCGGATCGCGCCGTCGCGGTCGACACCTTCGACGTCCTCGCCGCTCGATCCCGCGGCGAAGACGATCGCATCGTGGTCCTGGACCGCGTGGGAGACGTCCTCCGTGAGGTCCGCGACGACGGTTTCGGCGTCGTACTCCGCTATATCCGATGCGTAGGAGTCGGTGCGGACCATCGCCGTGACGTCGTGATCGCTTCGGTCGAGGACATCGACGATGTGTTGGCCGACCTTGCCGTGCGCGCCAGCGACGAGTACGTTCATAAGCGGTCCAGGGTACGGCGCGGACGCTGGTAAATTGTCTGGCCCCGGTGTCCTGACGAGCGAAGCGAGTCAGGGCTCAGGAGAGCAACGCTCTCCTGGTGGATGAAGGGCGAGGGGTGCGATCGACCGAAGGGAGTGAGTAGCGAACGGAGTGAGCGCACGCCGAGGGCTTCGGCGGTGCGGTTGCGGTGTGGGCGGTCGCGGAAAGCGCCAGTAGCCCTACCGCGAGCGAACGCAGTGAGCGAGCGGGTGTTTTTAGTCCACCGGAAGACGCTTCGCGTCTTCCAAGCTCTCCTTCGCTTCGCTCTGGAGAACAGGTTTTTGGAGAGGGTTCGACCGAGCGTCATCAGAACGCGAAGCGTTCTGATTGGCAGTCAGAAATCTTCGATTTCTGACGACGCCCGCAGGCGCGAGGGAGGACCCTCTGTAAAAAAAGTGGGTGCTTAGACAGTGAGTTCGCCTTTGCGCTGTGTGACCGTGACGTCGTCGGCGTCGAGTGCTTCGACGTCGAGGTGCATCGGGATGAAGTTCCGGCGCTCGAAGTCCTCGGTCTCGTCTTCGGTGCCGACCGTACACCACAGCTGAACCTGGGTGGGGCCGTGCCACTCGCCCTGACGGGAGATGCCGAAACAGACCAGCTCCTCACCGTCGTGCTCGATGATCCCGCCCTTCCGGACGCCAGGGTCGCCCTCGATGATGAGCCGCTTCATGCTGGGAGGTTGCCCGACGGGAACCTAAGCGCTTCGGACCCGCCGCGACACCGAACGGGTTTTACCCTCCGATGCGCTACCGCCATCCAGTAACCATGCAGATACCACGTCGGTTCAACACGTACTGCCCACACTGCAACGCCCACCACGAACACGAGGTCGAGAAGGTCCGCAGCGGGCGCGAGACTGGAATGAAGTGGACCGACCGCCAGCGCGAGCGCGCCACCGCGGTCATCGGCAACACCGGGAAGTTCTCGAAGGTGCCTGGTGGGGACAAACCCACGAAGAAGACCAACCTCAAGTACCGGTGTAGTGACTGCGGCACCGCCCACCTCCGCGAGGGATGGCGCGCCGGCCGCGTGGAGTTCCAGGAGTAATCATGGCGGGGAACTTCTACTCCGTGCGCTGTCCGGACTGTGAGAACGAACAGATCGTCTTCGGCAAGGCCGCGAGCACGGTGGCGTGTGCTGTCTGTGGCACGACGCTCGCCCGATCGACCGGCGGCGACGCGACCTTCGAAGGCGAGGTGATCGAGACCGTCGAGCGCCGCGACACCGGCAGCGAGCTCGCGGACACTGGGACATGAACT
This sequence is a window from Halococcus salifodinae DSM 8989. Protein-coding genes within it:
- a CDS encoding DUF5822 domain-containing protein, which codes for MPELVETSDPEGVDYGWVMQTTFVLTIAVGAPIVAVLSLGAPLDTWNARLSFAVRVGAVVWVLVAVAVYGYAHRTTEEPADQ
- the psmB gene encoding archaeal proteasome endopeptidase complex subunit beta, with translation MSDELHPTSGIDIEANATAPEFDVSSQGAGGEELKTGTTTVGLTTEDGVVLAADMRASAGNMVASKDAQKVLEVHPTAALTISGSVSAAQSLVNSLQAEVRLYETRRDTGMSLEALANLTANLLRSGNFQIVQPVLGGVDDDGSHVYGIGPGGSVMAEDYAVSGSGSPFALGVLEQEYDVGTSVEDAKTIAARAVQSATERDTASGNGLTLATITADGVTIDTYESVENAL
- a CDS encoding amidohydrolase family protein, translated to MESESEVDDRFAPAIDGHVHLMPDRLMRAIRDALTAEAGWSFVHPTDKEAMEAALSAAGVERYLALPYAHRPDMAADLNEWVLGRAAESEMAVPFATVHGDDDVADVVEAAFAAGARGLKFQCPVQECGPTDPRLDPAFELAAKYDRPILFHAGTAPHFEDSPHVGVEQFETFLDSYPDVRAACAHMGAFETDAFLALARDHENAFLDTSFVTSTAASEYVGSTVGIEDDAFETLSESIFYGSDYPNIPYPYAAERAGLLDRELSTATLRDLFGRTAERFLGER
- a CDS encoding acyl-CoA dehydrogenase family protein, encoding MNLTDEQRAIRDVVREFAREEIRPEAERADREEEFPEDVWDGLADLDMTGLTVPEEFGGFDADTVTYSLVNEELAGGMLAVATALSVHCLATSCIAEFGDETQRERWLPEMVDGRPVGAFALSEPHAGSNPAAMTTEARREGDEYVINGTKQWITNGERSGVVILFARTDRDDRDSITQFVVPKDTDGLSVGPTEDKLGLRASDTTSLEFDDVRIPAENRLTEEGRGLSAALSILTGGRVAIASQAVGLAQHALDESLAYADEREQFGSAIGEIQTIQHKLAEMRTKTQAARLLTRDAARRANAGENYREAASMAKYFAGETAVEVANEAIQIHGGYGYTTEGGVERLYRDAKITTIYEGTSEIQKNVIARELRD
- a CDS encoding helix-turn-helix domain-containing protein, giving the protein MAKYSTGDDSGGGGSCELCGATDSDLTTATVAGAELDLCPNCLDHGETDDRGGSTRDTGSSDDRDSDRDRRQRAARNTAKLADRSGDSARWEREGTNYDRDQLPYLVSGYGERVEQAREDADLDRAELADDLDVATDDLQAVEEGRAARADVGGSLISALEDRLDVTLVDE
- a CDS encoding HAH_0734 family protein, with product MKRLIIEGDPGVRKGGIIEHDGEELVCFGISRQGEWHGPTQVQLWCTVGTEDETEDFERRNFIPMHLDVEALDADDVTVTQRKGELTV
- a CDS encoding DUF5804 family protein, with protein sequence MTQVCIVGASDVAVRYELLSRETAREALSTYDLHEPYANTLALDTVSLGAAVSLLNDLNWYLVRFASDALVLEPSISETEWLSRDLATAVRDERIAPDETGENCKIYGVSDDELVEPMYVVRTNGLPEYDLAEVDDTLVVRITNEEFGG
- a CDS encoding HAD family hydrolase — encoded protein: MTVTIPDDTEAVVYDLDGTLVRLAVDWDAAATDAAAALDGCGVDTDGMDLWRMLERADELGHRDAVEEAIAGHEREGARRSERLAFADELVTDRPVGVCSLNCEDACRIALDVHDLAEHVACVVGRDTVATFKPDPESLLAAVEHLDATPERTLFIGDSEGDAETADRAGTRFSYVGDGPTTY
- a CDS encoding 30S ribosomal protein S27e — protein: MAGNFYSVRCPDCENEQIVFGKAASTVACAVCGTTLARSTGGDATFEGEVIETVERRDTGSELADTGT
- a CDS encoding 50S ribosomal protein L44e, whose product is MQIPRRFNTYCPHCNAHHEHEVEKVRSGRETGMKWTDRQRERATAVIGNTGKFSKVPGGDKPTKKTNLKYRCSDCGTAHLREGWRAGRVEFQE
- a CDS encoding LLM class flavin-dependent oxidoreductase → MDLSIVDLAPIPENGTATEAFEDTVERAQHAEKLGYLRFWVAEHHDFTDRLASTTPEVLIPHIAAKTDEIRVGSGTVLLNHYSPYKVAESFGVLDALAPDRIDLGLGRATGNPVSDRALQEDRSQQCRSDDHAEKIDEVAAHLYDGFDDDHPFDDLKIARSRDSVPDVWVLGSSPSSAAIAGELGLQYCFASFIRPGPAVQAFETYRDRFEPSAYGAGPAEPKGALAVNVTCAETDEEAARRRATAEASRQRLQRGELDKPPIRSADEAIEELGRVPEPTPTPIEAGEWPRQISGSPSTVRDLLNEMTAQVGVDEVVIQNQIADPDNVLESHELLADAFDLTPR
- a CDS encoding SDR family oxidoreductase, translating into MNVLVAGAHGKVGQHIVDVLDRSDHDVTAMVRTDSYASDIAEYDAETVVADLTEDVSHAVQDHDAIVFAAGSSGEDVEGVDRDGAIRMIEAAEEHGVDRFVMLSAMNADDPESSPDALEDYLIAKQEADERLQASELTYTIVRPGALIDEPATGEIRAAAKLGRGEITRADVARTLVAALDIEETYGKTFEILAGDAPIETALEHPTEEE
- the tbsP gene encoding transcriptional regulator TbsP, which translates into the protein MTITTDVDLIEQNVSAICRAVLDDATETVLAMGFSADGVEELLGVLGDHDDPPTVRLLVTESVLKTVTSDFTVAGTAADLVTADVLSLRTTESRLDGPLLCTDDAIVSVVAADGQAAGLITRDEEFVATARSQYTERWEAADTFRLRTPPLDRVRETLDDEFGPDLRADFERMRTTLGEERGTSDVDEVVISLLAAARNEQLLYDISTWGENTGLASRATFSRKKATLEEHGLIDTEKVPIDVGRPRLRLLLGDERLRQADTDELVGVAQSMLSTTGS